The proteins below are encoded in one region of Rana temporaria chromosome 2, aRanTem1.1, whole genome shotgun sequence:
- the LOC120928051 gene encoding cytochrome c oxidase copper chaperone, giving the protein MSSLAAASCESTPATSDPQEKKPLRPCCACPETKKVRDACIIEKGEEHCGHLIEAHKECMRALGFKV; this is encoded by the exons ATGTCCAGTTTGGCCGCTGCGAGCTGCGAGTCGACACCTGCGACCTCCGACCCGCAGGAGAAGAAGCCATTGAGGCCGTGCTGTGCCTGTCCTGAGACCAAGAAGGTTCGGGATGCCTG CATCATTGAGAAGGGTGAAGAGCACTGCGGGCATCTGATCGAGGCTCACAAGGAGTGCATGAGGGCGCTGGGGTTCAAGGTCTGA